One Vespula pensylvanica isolate Volc-1 chromosome 3, ASM1446617v1, whole genome shotgun sequence DNA window includes the following coding sequences:
- the LOC122628155 gene encoding gephyrin: protein MAGITFGILIVSDSRSEGSQKDEAGPQLKRLVSDINTDTGKILKGKVLWDKIIPDKEEIIMEYLVEWSDIQKLDVILTSGGTGFSDTDVTPEATKKVIEKEAPGIVTAMLVSSLQVTPMAALSRAMCGIRGKTLIINLPGSPKALKECLVPIACVIPHAVDLISNKRADVERMHASHDLTKTNNNDHSCDLPATTLLHLENIATRLRESPYPMLSVDKAKELINKNIELQGTEIVTIWNAHNRILANDVFSLCDLPPFRASIKDGYAVLAEDGKGRRRVLGALKAGNTAASVSLVPGACIRVNTGAPIPDDATAVVQVEDTKLILKNSDNTEEKEIEILTVPKEGQDIRPIGCDLQKGELVLRAPIKLGAAEVGLLAACGYKEVEVYKVPSVGVLSTGDELEEPGNDLKPGYVYDSNTITLISILRENGYDPKNLGIAKDDKASMVNAIKNALGKVDVLVTSGSVSMGDRDMLKPILEHYFNAKIHFGRVNMKPGKPTTFATCTYNGKKKYFMCLPGNPVSATVTSILFVIPLLNEMHGDNSKPVIVRTKVDSTYQLDPRPEYARAILTWKDGTDLPLAYSTGNQISSKLFSCKSANALLMLPGKTVAKTVLHPGEVVEAILLNPRTTM, encoded by the exons atgGCTGGAATTACGTTTGGTATCTTAATTG TTAGCGATAGTCGCTCGGAAGGCTCTCAGAAAGATGAAGCAGGTCCTCAATTAAAACGTCTAGTCTCCGACATAAATACCGATACAGGAAAAATACTCAAGGGGAAAGTACTTTGGGATAAAATAATACCAGATAAGGAAGAAATTATAatg GAATACTTGGTAGAATGGAGCGACATACAAAAGTTAGATGTCATTTTGACATCAGGTGGTACTGGTTTTTCTGATACAGATGTTACACCCGAAGCGACAAAAAAGGTTATCGAGAAAGAAGCTCCTGGAATAGTCACCGCTATGCTTGTATCGAGCTTACAAGTGACGCCTATGGCTGCACTTTCTAG AGCCATGTGTGGAATTCGTGGAAAAACGTTAATCATTAACCTACCAGGATCACCAAAAGCTTTGAAAGAATGTTTAGTTCCTATCGCATGCGTAATACCGCATGCGGttgatttaatttcaaataaacggGCAGACGTAGAAAGAATGCATGCGTCACACGATCTTACAAAAACGAATAACAATGATCATAGTTGCGATTTACCTGCTACTACGTTG TTACACTTGGAAAATATTGCCACGCGTCTCAGGGAATCACCGTATCCCATGCTTTCCGTTGACAAAGCAAaagaattgataaataaaaatatagaactCCAAGGAACAGAGATTGTAACAATTTGGAATGCTCATAACAGAATTTTAGCTAATGatgtattttctctttgcGATTTACCACCGTTCCGAGCTTCTATTAAAGACGGTTATGCGGTTTTGGCAGAAGATGGGAAAGGCAGAAGACGAGTTTTAGGTGCTTTGAAAGCAGGAAATACT GCGGCGTCTGTGTCTTTGGTACCTGGTGCTTGTATACGAGTAAATACCGGCGCACCGATACCAGATG ATGCAACAGCTGTTGTTCAAGTGGAAGATACGAAGCTTATATTAAAGAACAGCGATAAtacggaagagaaagaaattgaaattttaaccGTACCGAAAGAAGGACAGGATATTAG aCCTATCGGTTGTGATTTACAAAAAGGAGAACTCGTACTTAGAGCGCCTATAAAGCTTGGAGCAGCAGAAGTAGGACTTTTAGCTGCTTGCGGTTATAAAGAAGTGGAAGTTTATAAAGTTCCTAGCGTAGGTGTACTATCAACGGGAGACGAATTGGAAGAACCAGGCAATGATTTAAAGCCAGGATATGTATATGACAGTAATACGATAACTTTAATATCCATATTACGAGAAAATGGATATGATCCAAAGAATTTGGGAATTGCGAAGGACGA CAAAGCTAGCATGGTGAATGCAATTAAAAATGCCTTGGGAAAAGTCGATGTACTCGTAACCTCCGGTTCAGTGTCGATGGGCGATCGAGATATGTTGAAACCTATCCTAGAACATTATTTTAATGCAAAAATACATTTTG GACGTGTAAACATGAAACCTGGTAAACCAACAACTTTCGCAACTTGTACGTataatggtaaaaaaaaatatttcatgtgTTTACCGGGTAATCCAGTTTCGGCAACAGTTActtcgattttatttgttataccTCTACTCAACGAAATGCATGGTGATAATTCGAAACCCGTCATCGTGAGAACGAAG GTGGATTCGACTTATCAATTGGATCCTCGTCCGGAATATGCAAGAGCGATCTTGACGTGGAAAGACGGGACAGATCTTCCACTGGCTTATAGTACTGGAAATCAAATAAGCAGTAAATTGTTCAGTTGTAAAAGTGCCAATGCGTTGTTGATGTTACCAGGGAAAACGGTTGCTAAGACGGTATTGCATCCGGGTGAAGTCGTAGAAGCTATACTTCTTAATCCTAGAACTACGATGTAA
- the LOC122628152 gene encoding CLK4-associating serine/arginine rich protein-like isoform X1 — MSFSVKKTGGRMWHEARKQEKKIRGMLVDYRRRAERRRDYYEKIKSDPTQFLQLHGRPCKIHLDPAIAAAGDSPANMMPWQGNEDNLIDRFDVRAHLDWIPEAPDTIDVDIALTSEDRHINYERYRIIVQNEFLGVAEEKFLHQIHLEEQFGSSTKVDASKDKKKSSNNAAIGYNYETEEPIPDAAKTLDSVIADEKPDDEDSDIDLDICVDVSQIEPSQAHEMNLVAQKYGLLGADYFSFLTQDFEEAETLRQARKQEEEKAMYSGRRSRRERRAFREKKMIGRVMSPPSYAARESPEYNPYRKSSSKSRSRSVSPVNTGQITYITSFGGEEEAHSSSSHVTSSNSKKVNYSHLRRRRSESPVSNERTVNRKLSKSRSRSCSRSVSRSKSYRTRDRRRSVSRMRSRRTRSKHRKMQRSRTRSRSRRSRTRSKSRSRCRSTSRSRSRSLSRSRSRSTSRQRQKRSRSSSSSSISRSKSRSRSKSHHRSRSRDSYRRRRYSPSKSRSKSRSRSKSQTRSRSRSKSNNSKRSRSIENKAQTLPRYYGRRGKSSSLELELSDKEEKTTATTLKPTVTTASVNKPKAGLSTNSGGGHKSTKITPQERLKKKMQALLNRQYKADKKAEQLRIEKKEQQRQDREDEIREMSLKLRRKQRERRHRYEGHSSDSRSSISRTPSPGRSPRHHVRRDRRDRDRDLEIDRERDRDRERDRERDRRDDRERCRQETRRRYRDSPLRSLSPRSSRGLVDY; from the exons ATGAGTTTTTCCGTAAAGAAAACCGGCGGAAGAATGTGGCACGAAGCtcgaaagcaagaaaaaaagatacgtgGGATGTTGGTCGATTATCGTCGGCGAGCCGAACGTCGTAgagattattatgaaaaaatt AAATCAGATCCTACCCAGTTCCTTCAACTTCATGGCAGACCGTGCAAAATACATTTGGATCCAGCTATAGCAGCTGCTGGTGACAGTCCAGCAAACAT GATGCCATGGCAAGGAAACGAAGACAATCTTATAGATCGCTTTGATGTACGTGCTCATCTAGATTGGATACCAGAAGCACCGGATACCATTGACGTTGATATCGCTCTCACGAGCGAAGACAGACATATCAATTATGAACGTTATCGCATAATTGttcaaaatgaatttttggGAG tcgcggaagaaaaatttttacatcAAATACATTTGGAGGAACAATTTGGTTCGTCTACGAAAGTAGACGCTtcaaaagataagaaaaaatcttcTAACAATGCTGCTATCGGTTACAACTATGAAACGGAAGAACCAATTCCTGATGCAGCAAAAACGTTAGACTCCGTTATAGCTGACGAGAAACCTGACGACGAGGACAGCGATATTGATTTAG ATATTTGCGTTGACGTTTCTCAAATCGAACCTTCCCAAGCGCACGAGATGAATTTGGTTGCCCAAAAGTATGGACTTTTGGGAGCTGATTATTTTAGTTTCTTGACCCAGGATTTTGAAGAGGCAGAAACGTTAAGACAAGCACGcaagcaagaagaagaaaaggcgATGTATTCG GGTCGAAGATCTCGCAGGGAGAGACGAgcttttcgagaaaagaagatgatcGGTCGCGTTATGAGTCCACCAAG TTACGCAGCTCGTGAAAGTCCAGAATACAATCCTTACAGGAAATCTTCCTCAAAATCACGTTCACGGTCTGTTTCGCCTGTAAATACTGGACAAATTACTTATATCACAAGTTTCGGCGGCGAGGAGGAAGCTCACAGTAGCTCTTCTCACGTAACTTCATCGAATTCGAAAAAAGTCAATTATTCGCAtcttagaagaagaagatctgAAAGTCCTGTTTCGAACGAAAGGAcagttaatagaaaattatcgaaatctAGATCAAGAAGCTGTTCTCGCTCCGTTAGTAGAAGCAAATCTTACAGGACACGCGACAGGAGGCGCAGTGTCTCGCGAATGAG ATCCAGAAGGACGCGATCGAAGCATAGGAAAATGCAAAGATCCAGGACAAGAAGCCGTTCTCGACGATCGAGAACGCGTAGTAAATCTCGATCTCGATGTAGAAGTACAAGCAGATCAAGGTCGCGTTCGCTTTCACGATCTCGATCGAGATCCACTTCGCGTCAACGTCAAAAAAGATCAAGAAGTTCCTCATCGAGCAGCATATCAAGATCAAAATCAAGATCAAGATCTAAATCGCATCACAGAAGTCGTTCCAGAGATAGTTACCGTCGAAGACGTTATTCTCCCTCAAAATCGAGATCAAAATCACGTTCAAGATCAAAATCTCAAACGAGATCAAGATCTAGATCTAAAAGCAATAATAGCAAACGATCGCGAAGTATTGAAAATAAAGCGCAAACACTGCCAAG ATATTATGGCCGCCGTGGTAAATCCTCCAGTCTTGAATTAGAATTGTCTGACAAGGAAGAGAAAACCACAGCAACAACGCTAAAGCCAACAGTAACAACCGCAAGCGT AAACAAGCCAAAAGCAGGGTTAAGTACAAATTCTGGTGGCGGACACAAA tcTACGAAAATAACGCCTCAAGAGCggcttaagaaaaaaatgcagGCTCTATTGAATAGGCAAT ATAAAGCAGACAAGAAGGCAGAACAAttgagaatagaaaagaaggagcAGCAGAGACAAGACCGAGAGGACGAAATTAGAGAAATGTCATTAAAATTACGTCGAAA GCAAAGAGAGCGAAGACATCGATACGAAGGTCACAGTTCTGATTCACGATCTTCTATATCTCGTACGCCGAGTCCAGGACGTAGTCCGAGACATCACGTACGTCGAGataggagagacagagacagggaTTTAGAAATAGATCGagaacgagatagagatagagaaagggatagagaaagagatagacgtGATGACAGAGAAAGATGCAGGCAAGAGACACGAAGAAGATACAGAGATTCTCCGCTTCGTTCTTTAAGTCCAAGAAGTAGTCG agGCTTGGTAGACTACTAA
- the LOC122628152 gene encoding CLK4-associating serine/arginine rich protein-like isoform X2: MSFSVKKTGGRMWHEARKQEKKIRGMLVDYRRRAERRRDYYEKIKSDPTQFLQLHGRPCKIHLDPAIAAAGDSPANMMPWQGNEDNLIDRFDVRAHLDWIPEAPDTIDVDIALTSEDRHINYERYRIIVQNEFLGVAEEKFLHQIHLEEQFGSSTKVDASKDKKKSSNNAAIGYNYETEEPIPDAAKTLDSVIADEKPDDEDSDIDLDICVDVSQIEPSQAHEMNLVAQKYGLLGADYFSFLTQDFEEAETLRQARKQEEEKAMYSGRRSRRERRAFREKKMIGRVMSPPSYAARESPEYNPYRKSSSKSRSRSVSPVNTGQITYITSFGGEEEAHSSSSHVTSSNSKKVNYSHLRRRRSESPVSNERTVNRKLSKSRSRSCSRSVSRSKSYRTRDRRRSVSRMRSRRTRSKHRKMQRSRTRSRSRRSRTRSKSRSRCRSTSRSRSRSLSRSRSRSTSRQRQKRSRSSSSSSISRSKSRSRSKSHHRSRSRDSYRRRRYSPSKSRSKSRSRSKSQTRSRSRSKSNNSKRSRSIENKAQTLPRYYGRRGKSSSLELELSDKEEKTTATTLKPTVTTASVNKPKAGLSTNSGGGHKVIYENNASRAA; the protein is encoded by the exons ATGAGTTTTTCCGTAAAGAAAACCGGCGGAAGAATGTGGCACGAAGCtcgaaagcaagaaaaaaagatacgtgGGATGTTGGTCGATTATCGTCGGCGAGCCGAACGTCGTAgagattattatgaaaaaatt AAATCAGATCCTACCCAGTTCCTTCAACTTCATGGCAGACCGTGCAAAATACATTTGGATCCAGCTATAGCAGCTGCTGGTGACAGTCCAGCAAACAT GATGCCATGGCAAGGAAACGAAGACAATCTTATAGATCGCTTTGATGTACGTGCTCATCTAGATTGGATACCAGAAGCACCGGATACCATTGACGTTGATATCGCTCTCACGAGCGAAGACAGACATATCAATTATGAACGTTATCGCATAATTGttcaaaatgaatttttggGAG tcgcggaagaaaaatttttacatcAAATACATTTGGAGGAACAATTTGGTTCGTCTACGAAAGTAGACGCTtcaaaagataagaaaaaatcttcTAACAATGCTGCTATCGGTTACAACTATGAAACGGAAGAACCAATTCCTGATGCAGCAAAAACGTTAGACTCCGTTATAGCTGACGAGAAACCTGACGACGAGGACAGCGATATTGATTTAG ATATTTGCGTTGACGTTTCTCAAATCGAACCTTCCCAAGCGCACGAGATGAATTTGGTTGCCCAAAAGTATGGACTTTTGGGAGCTGATTATTTTAGTTTCTTGACCCAGGATTTTGAAGAGGCAGAAACGTTAAGACAAGCACGcaagcaagaagaagaaaaggcgATGTATTCG GGTCGAAGATCTCGCAGGGAGAGACGAgcttttcgagaaaagaagatgatcGGTCGCGTTATGAGTCCACCAAG TTACGCAGCTCGTGAAAGTCCAGAATACAATCCTTACAGGAAATCTTCCTCAAAATCACGTTCACGGTCTGTTTCGCCTGTAAATACTGGACAAATTACTTATATCACAAGTTTCGGCGGCGAGGAGGAAGCTCACAGTAGCTCTTCTCACGTAACTTCATCGAATTCGAAAAAAGTCAATTATTCGCAtcttagaagaagaagatctgAAAGTCCTGTTTCGAACGAAAGGAcagttaatagaaaattatcgaaatctAGATCAAGAAGCTGTTCTCGCTCCGTTAGTAGAAGCAAATCTTACAGGACACGCGACAGGAGGCGCAGTGTCTCGCGAATGAG ATCCAGAAGGACGCGATCGAAGCATAGGAAAATGCAAAGATCCAGGACAAGAAGCCGTTCTCGACGATCGAGAACGCGTAGTAAATCTCGATCTCGATGTAGAAGTACAAGCAGATCAAGGTCGCGTTCGCTTTCACGATCTCGATCGAGATCCACTTCGCGTCAACGTCAAAAAAGATCAAGAAGTTCCTCATCGAGCAGCATATCAAGATCAAAATCAAGATCAAGATCTAAATCGCATCACAGAAGTCGTTCCAGAGATAGTTACCGTCGAAGACGTTATTCTCCCTCAAAATCGAGATCAAAATCACGTTCAAGATCAAAATCTCAAACGAGATCAAGATCTAGATCTAAAAGCAATAATAGCAAACGATCGCGAAGTATTGAAAATAAAGCGCAAACACTGCCAAG ATATTATGGCCGCCGTGGTAAATCCTCCAGTCTTGAATTAGAATTGTCTGACAAGGAAGAGAAAACCACAGCAACAACGCTAAAGCCAACAGTAACAACCGCAAGCGT AAACAAGCCAAAAGCAGGGTTAAGTACAAATTCTGGTGGCGGACACAAAGTCA tcTACGAAAATAACGCCTCAAGAGCggcttaa